TACCTGAATTACCTATGCAGATTGAACAGATTCGTGAATATCTTCCGCATCGTTATCCTTTCTTATTGGTAGATCGTGTCACTGAAGTTTCTGAACATGGCATTGTCGGCTACAAGAACGTTTCTATCAATGAAGAATATATGCAAGGACACTTTCCGGGTTACCCGATTATGCCGGGCGTTTTAATTGTTGAAGCAATGGCGCAAATTTCTGGTATTTTGGGTTTTATCATGAATGATGAGAAACCAACACCAGGCTCATTGTTTTTGTTTGCCGGTGCGGAAAAGGTTCGATTTAAAAAACAAGTCGTTCCGGGCGACCAACTCGTGCTAAAATCTGAACTTGTAATGCAAAAACGCGGGATCTACAAATATCTTTGTAGTGCAAGTGTTGATGGTATTACGGCAGCAACCGCTGAAATTATCATTTCTCACCAGAAATTAGAGCAGGCATGAGTAACAACGAATTCATTCATTCTACTGCAATCATTGATTCCTCAGCAGTCATTGCTTCAGATGTAAAAATTGGTCCTTATTGTATTATTGGACCTCACGTCACAATTGGTGCGGGTACAGTGCTGCATTCTCATGTCGTGATTGGTGGCTATACGCGTATTGGTAAAGACAATGAAATCTTTCAGTTCGCAAGTGTCGGCGAAGTTTGCCAAGATCTTAAATATGCGGGTGAAGAAACCTGGCTTGAGATTGGTGACAACAATAAAATTCGTGAACATTCTAGCTTGCATCGTGGCACGGTTCAGGATCAATCGCTAACTAAAGTGGGAAGCCATAACCTGTTGATGGTGAATACCCATATTGCGCATGACTGTGTCATTGGTGATCATAATATTTTTGCCAATAATGTGGGTGTTGCAGGTCATGTCCATGTGGGTGATTATGTTGTGGTTGGTGGTAACTCAGGGATTCACCAATTCTGTAAGATTGATTCTTATAGCATGATTGGTGGGGCATCACTCATTCTGAAAGATGTTCCTGCTTATGTAATGGTATCAGGTAACCCTGCACATGCATTTGGTTTGAATGTTGAAGGTATGCGTCGTAAGGGTTGGTCTAAAAATGTGATCGTGGGTTTACGTGAGGCATTTAAACTGATTTATAAATCAGGTTTAACCACTGAACAGGCGATTGAAAAAATCCAACAGGATATTTTAACTGAAGTACCTGAAGCACAACGTTTAATTGATTCTTTACAAGCGTCTAAGCGTGGTATTGTACGTTAAGTCATCAGATTCAATGTTGAAATGCTAACAGGCATATAAAAAAGACATCCGAGGATGTCTTTTTTTTATATCTCAAGCAAGCAATTTGAATGGATTAACCTTGTTTGAAGTATCCCGCTTCTTCAGACTGTGGATAGCTGCTCAACAATTTTTTTTTATAGACTTCGGCAGATTGGGTGTTTTTATTGACATCCTTAGCAATGCTATACAGTTGATAGAGTGAACGTGGTGCTTTGGCTGAATCAGGATATTTGGCTGCTACGGTTTCATAATTCTTTTTAGCTTCAGTGTAATTCGGTGGCTCAATGGCTAGATTAAACTCAGCCAACCAGAAGTAGGCATTTCCGGTATAGACACTGTTAGGATTATTTTTTATAAAGTTTTGCATCGGTGCGATGGCTTTCTTGGCGCCGCCTTGTTTGTAGGCATCCAGAGCAATGGTATAAGCCGCCTTGTCTAATTCGGCTTGATTGCTTGAAACTGCATTGGTCGAGCTAGGATTGCTTGCTGTAGTCGTTTCTGGGCTCAGGTTTGAGGCAGCCGTTTTAGTGGGCTCTGTTGCTGTATTTGTACCAGCTTCACCTTCCGCTTGTGGTTCTTCTTCGCTAGGATCAATCTTTTGTTGAAGAAGCTCTAAGCGTTGATCGAGGTCG
The sequence above is drawn from the Acinetobacter lanii genome and encodes:
- the fabZ gene encoding 3-hydroxyacyl-ACP dehydratase FabZ → MTESTTLPFAVPELPMQIEQIREYLPHRYPFLLVDRVTEVSEHGIVGYKNVSINEEYMQGHFPGYPIMPGVLIVEAMAQISGILGFIMNDEKPTPGSLFLFAGAEKVRFKKQVVPGDQLVLKSELVMQKRGIYKYLCSASVDGITAATAEIIISHQKLEQA
- the lpxA gene encoding acyl-ACP--UDP-N-acetylglucosamine O-acyltransferase — its product is MSNNEFIHSTAIIDSSAVIASDVKIGPYCIIGPHVTIGAGTVLHSHVVIGGYTRIGKDNEIFQFASVGEVCQDLKYAGEETWLEIGDNNKIREHSSLHRGTVQDQSLTKVGSHNLLMVNTHIAHDCVIGDHNIFANNVGVAGHVHVGDYVVVGGNSGIHQFCKIDSYSMIGGASLILKDVPAYVMVSGNPAHAFGLNVEGMRRKGWSKNVIVGLREAFKLIYKSGLTTEQAIEKIQQDILTEVPEAQRLIDSLQASKRGIVR
- a CDS encoding YbgF trimerization domain-containing protein encodes the protein MLNKHSLITLALLSSTQVFAVPIESNRLSGNSSNTNPANISAAGANSAAISSNMNWDLLQQNQRLENQLRELRGKIEEQDYQIDQLNKELTNRYTDLDQRLELLQQKIDPSEEEPQAEGEAGTNTATEPTKTAASNLSPETTTASNPSSTNAVSSNQAELDKAAYTIALDAYKQGGAKKAIAPMQNFIKNNPNSVYTGNAYFWLAEFNLAIEPPNYTEAKKNYETVAAKYPDSAKAPRSLYQLYSIAKDVNKNTQSAEVYKKKLLSSYPQSEEAGYFKQG